One part of the Pirellulales bacterium genome encodes these proteins:
- a CDS encoding valine--tRNA ligase has product MAEQPSNLADELPKQYDHAAAQSRWYKHWESKGYFNSDPDPERKRFPKGPFTIVIPPPNVTGALHLGHALNNTLQDIMIRFKRMQGFNALWMPGTDHAGIATQAVVERRLRDEEGLDRHALGREKLVERIWPWKQTYEARIIGQLKQMGCSCDWRRTRFTLDEICARAVRQTFFHMFEDGLIFRGKRLVNWDTYLQTAVADDEVYHDTVKGHFWHFRYPVIDPQPGEPTHVTIATTRPETMLGDTAVAVHPDPAAALDKVERELKEKLVEAPAKEKADIEKQLDDLAERRKTKLPELIKFRDMAKAGRKLMLPLANREIPLIVDAWAKPELGSGCVKITPAHDENDYQVWQRNKHIGTINIMTPEGTLNDSVLEKYRGLKMHTKGREAVVADLIELGLHNPEIDREDREIDLAHSDRSKTPIEPYLADQWFVKMSDNDGKPGLAQIAMNAVAQSPADSNLPSPLAREGPGVRGNAQKVRITPSRYAKSYLDWLGEKRDWCIGRQLWWGHRIPIWTVRVRNSQKFKDVIDRFLSEYRVPAEDIYIAPIDSLARHRVCVNSKVAESLLALLREFRDQHGTLPNVLERPHLQTIVNDLKSSVESIEQEDDVLDTWFSSGLWPHSTLGWPGPALANQPKSPSNPDWSEQKYYYPTSLLITSRDIITLWVARMVLSGLYNLGEIPFHDVYIHPKILDGYGETMSKTKGNGVDPLDIIGKFGTDALRFGLAEMATETQDVRMPVEFECPHCQKLIEQTQKNRTQPRIDCKHCGKPFSTQWASKPEDIALPRGLVVSERFEKARNFCNKLWNAARFALMNLEGYSEGSGFRVQGLKLAVEDQWILSRLSTVTMQVTAALEQFKFADAARLLYDFAWDEFCSFYLEMSKNRLQVVETRPTAQRILAYTLDTILRLLHPMTPFICEDVWQRLNAAAPQRGLTKPQAAAESVMIASWPEADQSLINDEIETRFARFQQVLAGLREVRARQGIAPKAIVHFAARCDAETTMLLEPMRPYFESMAGATLMAIGSNIPVPPLSAHFTAAGIEAFVDLADHIDVAAEKARKEKELAKYDQLIAAKEKQLANEAFVSRAPEAVIAKERAALEELKDVRESTRAMLQQLSRIGSVPS; this is encoded by the coding sequence ATGGCCGAGCAACCAAGTAATCTCGCCGACGAACTCCCCAAGCAATACGACCACGCCGCCGCACAATCGCGTTGGTACAAGCATTGGGAGAGCAAAGGCTATTTCAATAGCGACCCCGATCCCGAGCGGAAGCGGTTTCCCAAAGGGCCGTTCACGATTGTTATTCCTCCGCCGAACGTGACGGGGGCGTTGCATCTGGGGCACGCGCTCAACAACACGCTGCAAGACATCATGATCCGCTTCAAGCGGATGCAAGGTTTCAATGCGCTGTGGATGCCGGGGACCGATCACGCGGGCATTGCCACGCAGGCCGTGGTCGAGCGGCGGCTGCGCGACGAGGAAGGCCTCGACCGGCACGCGCTCGGCCGCGAGAAATTGGTCGAACGCATCTGGCCATGGAAGCAGACCTACGAAGCCCGCATCATCGGCCAACTCAAGCAAATGGGCTGTAGCTGCGATTGGCGGCGGACGCGGTTCACGCTCGACGAAATCTGTGCCCGCGCCGTGCGGCAGACGTTCTTTCACATGTTCGAAGACGGTCTCATTTTCCGCGGAAAGCGGCTGGTGAATTGGGACACTTATCTGCAAACTGCGGTGGCCGACGACGAAGTGTACCACGACACTGTGAAGGGCCACTTCTGGCATTTTCGCTATCCGGTGATCGACCCGCAGCCCGGCGAGCCGACGCATGTGACCATCGCCACGACGCGGCCGGAAACGATGCTCGGCGACACGGCGGTGGCGGTACACCCTGACCCGGCGGCAGCGCTTGATAAAGTCGAGCGCGAATTGAAGGAAAAGCTTGTCGAAGCGCCAGCAAAGGAAAAAGCGGACATTGAAAAGCAACTTGACGATCTCGCCGAGCGGCGCAAGACAAAATTGCCGGAGCTAATCAAGTTCCGCGACATGGCCAAAGCCGGCCGCAAGCTGATGCTGCCGCTCGCGAATCGCGAAATCCCGCTGATCGTGGACGCATGGGCGAAACCCGAGCTCGGGAGCGGCTGCGTGAAGATCACGCCTGCGCACGATGAGAACGACTACCAAGTGTGGCAGCGCAATAAGCACATCGGGACGATCAACATCATGACGCCCGAAGGAACGCTCAACGACAGCGTCCTGGAAAAATATCGCGGCCTGAAAATGCACACGAAGGGGCGCGAAGCCGTAGTGGCCGATCTCATCGAACTCGGTTTGCACAATCCTGAGATCGACCGCGAAGATCGCGAGATTGATCTGGCGCACTCCGATCGATCGAAGACGCCCATCGAACCCTATTTGGCGGATCAATGGTTCGTAAAGATGAGCGACAACGACGGCAAACCAGGCCTCGCCCAAATTGCCATGAACGCCGTCGCCCAATCGCCCGCAGACTCCAATCTCCCCTCTCCCCTTGCGAGAGAGGGGCCGGGGGTGAGGGGAAATGCGCAAAAAGTGAGAATCACCCCATCGCGCTACGCCAAATCCTATCTCGACTGGCTCGGCGAAAAACGCGATTGGTGCATCGGGCGCCAATTGTGGTGGGGACATCGCATTCCAATTTGGACAGTTCGCGTAAGGAATTCCCAAAAATTCAAAGACGTAATAGATCGTTTCTTGTCAGAATACAGAGTACCTGCTGAAGACATTTACATTGCTCCAATTGACTCTTTGGCGCGGCACCGAGTGTGCGTGAATTCTAAGGTAGCCGAATCTTTATTGGCGTTGCTGCGCGAATTTCGCGATCAACATGGTACGTTGCCTAATGTTTTAGAACGTCCACACTTGCAAACAATCGTTAACGACTTGAAATCGTCTGTGGAGTCGATCGAACAGGAAGACGACGTCCTCGACACCTGGTTCAGTTCGGGGCTCTGGCCGCATAGCACGCTTGGTTGGCCTGGCCCTGCGCTCGCCAATCAACCCAAGTCGCCCAGCAACCCCGATTGGAGCGAACAAAAATACTATTACCCCACCAGCCTGCTGATCACCAGCCGCGACATTATCACGCTCTGGGTGGCGCGGATGGTGCTCTCCGGTCTCTACAACCTCGGCGAAATTCCGTTTCACGATGTCTATATCCACCCCAAAATCCTCGACGGCTACGGCGAAACCATGTCGAAGACGAAGGGGAATGGCGTGGACCCTCTCGACATCATCGGCAAGTTTGGGACCGATGCGCTGCGTTTCGGCCTCGCCGAAATGGCCACCGAGACGCAAGACGTGCGGATGCCGGTCGAGTTTGAATGCCCGCATTGCCAGAAGCTGATCGAGCAAACGCAAAAGAACCGCACGCAGCCGCGAATCGACTGTAAGCACTGCGGCAAACCGTTTTCGACGCAATGGGCGAGTAAGCCCGAAGACATCGCACTGCCGCGCGGGCTCGTCGTGAGCGAACGCTTCGAGAAGGCTCGCAACTTCTGCAACAAGCTGTGGAATGCGGCCCGCTTCGCACTGATGAACTTGGAAGGGTACAGTGAGGGTTCAGGGTTCAGGGTTCAGGGATTAAAATTGGCGGTTGAAGACCAATGGATTCTGAGCCGGCTTTCGACCGTGACGATGCAAGTGACCGCGGCCCTCGAGCAATTCAAATTCGCCGATGCTGCTCGTTTGCTTTACGACTTCGCTTGGGACGAGTTCTGCAGTTTTTATTTGGAAATGAGCAAAAACCGCTTGCAAGTTGTCGAAACGCGGCCGACAGCGCAGCGAATCTTGGCGTACACGCTCGACACGATTTTGCGACTGCTCCATCCGATGACGCCGTTCATTTGCGAGGATGTGTGGCAACGCTTGAATGCCGCCGCGCCGCAGCGGGGACTAACGAAGCCTCAAGCTGCTGCCGAAAGCGTGATGATCGCCTCGTGGCCGGAAGCAGATCAGTCGCTGATCAATGACGAGATCGAAACCCGCTTCGCCCGCTTCCAGCAAGTCCTCGCCGGCCTGCGCGAGGTCCGCGCTCGCCAAGGCATTGCTCCCAAGGCAATCGTACACTTTGCCGCCCGCTGCGATGCGGAAACTACGATGTTGCTCGAACCGATGCGCCCTTACTTCGAATCGATGGCCGGTGCAACGCTCATGGCAATCGGTTCAAACATCCCGGTGCCGCCGTTATCGGCCCATTTCACCGCCGCGGGCATCGAAGCCTTCGTGGACCTAGCCGACCATATCGACGTGGCCGCCGAGAAAGCTCGCAAGGAAAAGGAACTCGCCAAATATGACCAGCTCATCGCCGCCAAGGAAAAACAGCTTGCCAACGAAGCCTTTGTCAGTCGCGCGCCCGAAGCGGTCATTGCCAAGGAACGTGCGGCGCTCGAAGAATTAAAAGACGTCCGGGAGTCGACTCGAGCGATGCTTCAGCAGCTTTCCAGAATCGGATCCGTACCGTCGTGA
- a CDS encoding Uma2 family endonuclease encodes MDRKLKDYFKAGVKMAWYIDPKTKTARYCTGLDDCVPLDENGELVGDPVLPDFRLKLADLFAMATRQGPPTKQ; translated from the coding sequence ATGGATCGCAAGCTGAAAGACTACTTCAAAGCTGGAGTGAAGATGGCCTGGTACATTGACCCGAAAACGAAAACCGCGCGTTACTGCACAGGCTTGGATGACTGCGTCCCACTCGACGAGAATGGCGAACTTGTCGGCGATCCAGTTCTGCCCGACTTTCGACTGAAGTTGGCTGACTTGTTCGCGATGGCGACGCGGCAAGGACCACCGACGAAGCAATAG
- a CDS encoding toxin-antitoxin system HicB family antitoxin, with protein MEKQQEVFRVAHDLYRQNPDWVTFFREVLGTSGIIRQMYLSPQALTEFEKTPEYQEIQMMLAQLRVSGPTAPEDKESTRVITVRLPQCLHESLYAEAHEKHTSMNQLCISKLVQWLDSNMAALKLAANGSKPRKRKEQRPEVATAAT; from the coding sequence ATGGAAAAGCAGCAGGAAGTGTTTCGAGTGGCTCATGACCTTTATCGACAGAATCCAGATTGGGTCACTTTTTTTAGGGAAGTACTAGGAACGAGCGGTATCATCCGCCAAATGTATCTATCCCCTCAGGCCCTTACGGAATTTGAAAAAACCCCCGAATATCAAGAAATCCAAATGATGCTAGCTCAGCTTCGCGTTAGCGGTCCGACGGCACCTGAAGACAAGGAATCGACTCGGGTCATCACCGTGCGACTACCCCAGTGCTTGCACGAGTCTCTCTACGCTGAAGCCCACGAAAAGCACACCAGCATGAATCAGCTCTGCATTTCCAAGCTGGTGCAATGGCTCGATAGCAACATGGCCGCCTTGAAGCTGGCGGCAAATGGCTCAAAGCCGCGTAAACGCAAGGAGCAACGGCCAGAAGTCGCCACAGCCGCCACATAA
- a CDS encoding RimK family alpha-L-glutamate ligase codes for MRLAILANPDSWYFRDLRRAAEPKHEVTLASFRELISSVGELLTSKQCAAVAAGEVDMRQMDAVLVRTMPPGSLEQVVFRMDALAQLEAAGVVVLNPPKSIEVAVDKYLALARMAAAGLLVPRTVACQTVDQALAAFELLGGDVVVKPLFGAEGRGIARINDAALAQRAFSLLAGLGAVLYVQQFILHDGFDIRVLLVGERSLVVRRRHSSDWRTNVSRGAVAEQIEPRPEWIDLARRAAAAVGAPIAGVDLLPAQDGQVYALEVNAVPGWMALARATGVDVARLVVDYVELVGLQRNRR; via the coding sequence ATGCGTCTGGCCATTCTTGCAAATCCCGATAGCTGGTACTTCCGAGATCTGCGCCGTGCAGCGGAGCCGAAGCATGAAGTGACCCTAGCAAGCTTTCGTGAGCTGATATCGAGCGTGGGAGAGCTGCTAACGTCGAAGCAATGCGCCGCAGTGGCTGCCGGCGAAGTTGACATGCGACAGATGGATGCCGTGCTCGTGCGTACGATGCCGCCGGGGTCGCTTGAGCAAGTCGTGTTTCGCATGGATGCGCTGGCTCAACTCGAAGCGGCGGGAGTCGTAGTGCTGAATCCGCCGAAGTCGATCGAAGTTGCCGTCGATAAGTATTTGGCTTTGGCACGGATGGCCGCAGCCGGCTTGCTTGTGCCAAGGACGGTCGCCTGTCAAACCGTCGATCAGGCGCTAGCCGCGTTTGAATTGTTGGGCGGCGATGTAGTGGTCAAGCCGCTGTTTGGCGCCGAAGGGCGCGGAATCGCGCGGATCAATGATGCCGCACTTGCCCAGCGGGCATTTTCGCTGCTCGCGGGCCTGGGCGCGGTGCTGTATGTGCAACAATTTATTCTTCACGATGGATTCGACATTCGCGTTCTGCTCGTCGGTGAACGATCGCTCGTCGTCCGCCGCCGGCATTCGAGCGATTGGCGAACGAATGTCAGTCGTGGCGCTGTGGCCGAGCAAATCGAACCGCGGCCTGAGTGGATTGATCTTGCGCGTCGCGCTGCCGCGGCAGTCGGAGCGCCGATTGCCGGAGTCGATTTACTGCCGGCTCAAGATGGCCAGGTGTATGCGCTGGAAGTCAATGCCGTGCCCGGCTGGATGGCGCTAGCAAGAGCCACAGGGGTAGACGTCGCTCGGCTGGTGGTCGATTATGTGGAATTGGTCGGTTTGCAACGCAATAGACGATGA
- a CDS encoding citramalate synthase has product MSHIQIYDTTLRDGSQGEGVNFSLQDKLLIAQRLDELGFDFVEGGYPLSNVKDAQFFARVQELKLNHARVCAFGMTRRRGVQPSQDPGMQALLDSGAKTLTIVGKTSSFHATEVLRVSLDENLAMISETVKYLRECGREVIYDAEHFFDGWKLDPEYAAKTVRAAAEAGAGLIVLCDTNGGTMPEEIATLTTAAQAVLPVPVGIHTHNDCDLAVANSLAAVEAGAVQVQGTINGVGERCGNADLISVCANLAIKKQNYDMLNPGGAKRLTELSRFVYDLANMNYRATQPFVGQSAFAHKGGMHVHAVARVTHSYEHISPEAVGNERRILVSELSGRSNIVALTAKHKLHDNRELMDRILAEVVAMENRGYQFEAAGASFDLLVRREAGLFQPHFDLLKYHVVVESNAPGQSNTEATVKLRVGDQVRHEVAEGDGPVNALDAALRKALNGSFSSLAGMHLVDYKVRVINSEAGTAAGVRVTIESRDQHDVWGTVGVSENVIEASWIALVDAVEYKLCKDESK; this is encoded by the coding sequence ATGTCGCACATCCAAATTTATGACACGACCCTTCGCGATGGCAGTCAAGGCGAGGGCGTCAATTTTTCGCTGCAAGACAAACTGCTGATTGCGCAGCGACTCGATGAGTTGGGATTCGATTTCGTCGAGGGAGGCTATCCACTCTCGAATGTGAAGGATGCTCAGTTCTTCGCCCGTGTGCAAGAACTGAAGCTGAATCACGCACGTGTCTGTGCGTTTGGCATGACTCGTCGCAGGGGTGTGCAGCCATCGCAAGACCCCGGCATGCAGGCGCTGCTCGATTCGGGGGCAAAGACCCTCACGATCGTCGGCAAGACGTCGTCTTTTCATGCAACCGAGGTGCTGCGAGTTTCGCTCGACGAGAATCTGGCAATGATTTCGGAAACGGTGAAGTACCTGCGCGAATGCGGCCGCGAAGTGATTTACGATGCCGAGCACTTCTTCGACGGCTGGAAGCTCGATCCCGAATATGCCGCCAAGACGGTTCGCGCCGCGGCCGAAGCCGGTGCAGGGCTCATCGTGCTGTGCGATACCAACGGCGGCACGATGCCGGAAGAAATCGCCACGCTCACGACGGCCGCTCAAGCAGTGCTGCCCGTGCCCGTCGGCATTCACACGCACAACGATTGCGACCTGGCTGTGGCGAATTCGCTCGCCGCCGTCGAAGCCGGCGCTGTCCAAGTACAAGGCACGATCAACGGCGTCGGCGAACGCTGCGGCAATGCCGACTTGATCTCCGTGTGCGCTAATCTGGCCATAAAAAAGCAGAATTACGACATGCTGAATCCCGGCGGCGCAAAACGACTGACCGAGTTGTCGCGCTTTGTTTACGACCTTGCGAACATGAACTATCGCGCCACTCAGCCGTTCGTCGGTCAAAGCGCGTTTGCCCATAAAGGGGGCATGCATGTTCACGCCGTCGCGCGCGTCACCCATAGCTACGAGCATATTTCGCCCGAAGCGGTCGGCAACGAGCGGCGGATTCTGGTCAGCGAACTTTCGGGCCGGTCGAATATCGTTGCCCTTACTGCAAAGCACAAGCTGCATGACAATCGCGAGTTGATGGACCGGATTTTGGCCGAAGTCGTGGCGATGGAGAATCGCGGCTATCAATTTGAAGCCGCCGGCGCTTCGTTCGACCTGCTGGTGCGCCGCGAAGCCGGCCTATTTCAGCCGCATTTCGACCTGCTGAAATATCACGTTGTCGTGGAAAGCAACGCGCCTGGGCAATCGAACACCGAAGCGACGGTCAAGCTCCGCGTGGGAGATCAAGTCCGGCACGAAGTTGCCGAAGGAGACGGTCCGGTGAATGCGCTCGATGCCGCGTTAAGAAAGGCCCTGAACGGCTCTTTCTCCAGCCTTGCCGGCATGCATCTGGTCGATTACAAAGTGCGCGTCATCAACAGCGAAGCCGGCACCGCCGCCGGCGTCCGCGTTACCATCGAAAGCCGCGACCAGCACGACGTCTGGGGCACGGTCGGCGTCAGTGAGAACGTCATTGAAGCTAGTTGGATCGCGCTGGTCGATGCGGTGGAGTATAAGCTGTGCAAGGACGAGAGCAAATGA
- a CDS encoding methenyltetrahydromethanopterin cyclohydrolase: MDLNGSAQRLLRQMIDEAPLLKIEAVRNGVGTTILDCGIRTGGGLEAGRWMAEICLAGLGGVSFVQGNPNLWPGPAVQVCSDHPVAACMASQYAGWKLEGKKFFAMGSGPMRAAGSREPLFDQIGFREKPGSTVGVLETRKIPPDEVCQRVAEACGIAADQLTLLVAPTASLAGAVQIVARSIETAIHKLHELGFDLSRIDSGYGVAPLPPVAADDLVGIGRTNDAILYGGEVTLWVRGDDDSLQQIGEKIPSSASSAHGEPFADIFSRHNGDFYAIDPMLFSPAVVTFNNLDTGRVFRFGHAVPQVIHRSFGM; encoded by the coding sequence ATGGACTTGAATGGCTCGGCTCAACGGCTATTGCGGCAAATGATCGATGAAGCGCCGCTGCTCAAGATCGAAGCCGTGCGAAATGGCGTCGGTACGACGATCCTCGACTGCGGAATAAGAACCGGTGGCGGCTTGGAAGCCGGTCGGTGGATGGCAGAAATCTGTCTGGCCGGCCTAGGCGGCGTCTCGTTCGTGCAGGGCAATCCGAATTTATGGCCAGGCCCTGCGGTACAGGTTTGCTCCGATCACCCTGTGGCCGCTTGTATGGCGTCGCAATATGCGGGTTGGAAACTGGAGGGCAAGAAGTTTTTCGCAATGGGCTCCGGGCCGATGCGAGCCGCAGGAAGCCGAGAACCGCTGTTCGACCAAATCGGTTTTCGCGAAAAGCCCGGATCTACCGTTGGCGTGCTCGAGACACGCAAGATTCCGCCGGACGAAGTGTGTCAGCGCGTGGCCGAAGCATGTGGAATTGCCGCCGATCAATTGACGCTGCTTGTCGCTCCCACTGCGAGTCTGGCTGGTGCCGTGCAAATCGTCGCGCGTTCGATCGAAACAGCGATCCATAAGCTGCACGAGCTTGGCTTTGACCTGAGTCGCATCGACAGCGGCTATGGCGTCGCGCCTTTGCCCCCCGTGGCAGCCGACGATCTGGTCGGCATCGGCCGAACGAACGATGCGATTCTCTACGGTGGCGAAGTAACACTCTGGGTACGCGGAGACGACGACAGCTTGCAACAGATTGGTGAAAAAATTCCCAGCAGTGCTTCATCAGCCCACGGCGAACCATTCGCGGATATTTTTTCGCGGCACAATGGCGATTTCTATGCGATCGATCCAATGCTGTTTAGCCCGGCGGTGGTGACGTTCAATAATCTCGACACCGGGCGGGTATTTCGTTTTGGGCATGCGGTGCCGCAGGTGATTCATCGGTCGTTTGGCATGTGA
- a CDS encoding DNA translocase FtsK produces the protein MPELHSRKRDLFAIALLAVCLFLVASLVTYYPADMAGIQSTTVPVKPSNACGRGGVYAAEGLFRLFGWSAYFFVGSLLAFDIWLLARRPVNDPILRLVGWLMAVMGIATFLALAGPATTPGPVIGPGGYLGAGGRALLEINFASAGAFILTVSFVLGGALLCTDYFLFRALAFIFLLPLFLSHSTAGRILHSNAATTKSRRKNKSCDDAASLAVRIRGKRVDKEVEAADSDDKQEEQQESEAAEPVVKANAKKIATDEDAEGENEEVGDQAAQDDANSGKPGIGARLASALRIRNLRDADRQVVMQELEAAANSAEEVLDYELPPLDLLLPGESVHLEEHEKEVRQKAKLLEKTFESFGFKVKVVEIETGPVIAQYEVELEAGLRLSKITGLADDLAIALRVPSVRIVAPIPGKNTVGIEVPNNDRQLVRLREVIEETGSRNKKMRIPIFLGKDVAGNPMVVDLAALPHLLIAGRTGTGKSVCLNTIIVSMLMTRSPNDVRMLMIDPKMVELSPYKKLPHLMHPVVTDMRKAEAILAWAVEKMEERYALLARAGVRHVSVYNQLGEEELMDRLQPEGDEERAAIPRHLPYIVIVADEIADMMMTSGKEVEQHIIRLAQKSRAVGIHLVLATQKPTVDVITGLIKSNLPARIAFQVSSRTDSRVVLDEMGADKLLGNGDMLVLLPGTSTLLRGQGTYVSDDEINKVLDHVGTSEQQFVTELVQLKPAAAGGEADASRFKNRDELYEQAIDIVIREGRGSVSLLQRSLGIGYGRAARLIDFMAEDGIVGQYNGSQAREILLTLEQWAQMSGQHETQPESAPFSGAMKSAAFAAAGAIAGRKRNCILPESDAADELDEVERDEFDDESGRAEDEDAADADAEFEDELDDDETPWDDEESNLADEDEGMRNVDEPTYSIRRANSP, from the coding sequence ATGCCAGAGTTACACAGTCGAAAGCGCGATTTGTTCGCGATCGCGCTGTTGGCGGTCTGTTTGTTTCTCGTTGCATCGCTGGTGACGTATTATCCAGCCGATATGGCGGGAATTCAAAGCACCACAGTTCCTGTAAAGCCCAGTAACGCCTGTGGGCGAGGTGGCGTCTATGCCGCCGAAGGGTTGTTCCGCCTATTCGGTTGGAGCGCGTATTTTTTTGTCGGCTCGCTGCTTGCCTTCGATATTTGGCTTCTCGCCCGCCGGCCGGTCAACGATCCCATCTTGCGACTCGTTGGTTGGTTGATGGCCGTGATGGGCATCGCAACTTTTTTAGCATTAGCCGGACCGGCCACGACGCCGGGACCGGTCATTGGGCCAGGAGGCTATCTGGGCGCAGGGGGTCGCGCGCTGTTGGAAATCAATTTTGCATCTGCCGGCGCATTCATTCTCACGGTCAGTTTCGTCCTTGGTGGCGCGCTGCTATGCACCGACTATTTTCTATTCCGCGCGCTAGCGTTTATTTTCTTGTTGCCTCTGTTTCTATCGCACAGCACCGCGGGGCGAATCCTGCACTCGAATGCGGCTACAACGAAGTCGCGCAGAAAAAACAAATCGTGCGACGACGCCGCTTCGCTGGCCGTGCGCATTCGCGGCAAGCGAGTTGACAAAGAGGTCGAAGCAGCCGACAGCGATGATAAGCAGGAAGAGCAGCAGGAATCTGAGGCTGCAGAACCGGTGGTGAAAGCCAACGCGAAGAAAATCGCTACGGATGAGGATGCCGAAGGTGAGAATGAGGAAGTTGGCGATCAGGCAGCGCAGGATGACGCCAATTCCGGCAAACCTGGAATTGGCGCGAGGCTTGCCTCCGCGCTTCGCATCCGCAATTTGCGCGACGCCGACCGCCAAGTAGTGATGCAGGAACTTGAAGCTGCGGCCAACAGTGCCGAAGAAGTACTCGATTACGAGTTGCCGCCACTCGATTTGCTGTTGCCGGGCGAAAGCGTGCATCTGGAAGAACACGAAAAAGAAGTACGCCAGAAAGCAAAGCTGCTCGAAAAGACATTCGAGAGCTTTGGTTTTAAGGTAAAGGTGGTCGAAATCGAAACCGGCCCCGTCATTGCCCAATACGAAGTCGAACTCGAAGCCGGTCTGCGGCTGTCGAAGATCACGGGGCTTGCCGACGACCTGGCGATTGCCCTCCGCGTACCCAGCGTGCGCATTGTGGCGCCGATTCCCGGCAAGAATACGGTCGGCATCGAAGTTCCCAACAATGACCGCCAATTAGTCCGACTGCGTGAAGTCATCGAAGAAACCGGCAGTCGCAACAAGAAGATGCGGATTCCGATCTTCCTGGGCAAAGATGTCGCGGGAAATCCGATGGTCGTCGATCTCGCCGCGCTACCGCATCTGCTGATTGCAGGCCGCACGGGTACGGGCAAGAGCGTCTGTTTGAACACGATCATCGTGTCGATGCTGATGACTCGCAGTCCAAACGATGTGCGAATGCTGATGATCGACCCGAAGATGGTCGAACTCAGTCCGTACAAAAAACTGCCGCACTTGATGCACCCGGTCGTCACCGATATGCGCAAGGCCGAAGCGATTTTGGCCTGGGCAGTCGAAAAAATGGAAGAGCGCTACGCACTCCTTGCGCGCGCCGGCGTGCGGCATGTGAGCGTCTACAACCAGCTTGGCGAAGAAGAGTTGATGGATCGGTTGCAGCCGGAAGGCGATGAAGAACGGGCGGCCATTCCGCGCCACTTGCCTTACATCGTAATTGTGGCCGACGAGATTGCCGATATGATGATGACCTCAGGCAAAGAAGTCGAGCAGCACATCATCCGCCTGGCGCAGAAAAGCCGCGCGGTCGGCATCCACCTTGTGCTCGCCACGCAAAAGCCGACGGTCGACGTCATCACCGGTTTGATCAAATCGAACTTGCCGGCCCGCATTGCATTCCAAGTGTCGAGCCGCACCGATAGTCGCGTCGTGCTCGACGAGATGGGCGCCGACAAACTGCTCGGCAACGGCGACATGCTAGTCCTGTTGCCAGGCACCAGCACACTGCTCCGCGGCCAAGGCACTTATGTGAGCGACGATGAGATCAACAAGGTGCTCGACCACGTCGGCACCAGCGAACAGCAATTCGTCACCGAATTGGTGCAACTCAAGCCTGCGGCAGCAGGCGGAGAAGCCGACGCGAGCCGGTTCAAAAATCGCGACGAGCTGTATGAACAAGCGATCGACATCGTTATCCGGGAAGGCCGCGGCAGCGTATCGCTGTTGCAGCGCTCGCTCGGTATCGGATACGGCCGTGCGGCTCGTTTGATCGACTTCATGGCCGAAGACGGCATCGTCGGCCAGTACAACGGCTCGCAAGCCCGCGAAATTCTGCTAACGCTCGAACAATGGGCGCAAATGAGCGGCCAGCATGAAACGCAGCCGGAGAGCGCTCCGTTCAGCGGCGCAATGAAATCGGCAGCATTCGCGGCGGCCGGAGCCATTGCGGGACGGAAGCGCAATTGTATCCTGCCCGAATCGGATGCCGCCGACGAATTGGACGAAGTCGAACGAGATGAGTTCGACGACGAATCGGGTCGAGCGGAGGACGAAGATGCGGCGGATGCCGATGCAGAGTTCGAAGACGAATTGGACGACGACGAAACGCCGTGGGATGACGAGGAATCGAATTTGGCCGATGAAGACGAAGGCATGCGCAACGTCGATGAGCCAACCTACTCCATCCGCCGCGCGAATTCACCATGA